Proteins encoded by one window of Microplitis demolitor isolate Queensland-Clemson2020A chromosome 6, iyMicDemo2.1a, whole genome shotgun sequence:
- the LOC103571826 gene encoding uncharacterized protein LOC103571826 isoform X1: MCVVLVQNYLLCSDDNISAILGVRYRKLLYKTTRYNMLDFVSMRYFNHRVLRLPRDAKRQLVAVLGMLCEGCYPPLVALELMDKVEISIGLPAAFSDLYTFLEGVHESRVYQYSRARITLEEYNRPCYYPGELGLVEEIFHNVQNLLGSFFSRLV, encoded by the exons ATGTG tgtaGTGCTGGTGCAAAATTACTTGCTGTGCTCTGACGATAATATTAGTGCAATATTGGGTGTTAGGTatcgaaaattattatacaag ACAACTCGTTACAACATGCTGGACTTCGTATCTATGAGATATTTCAATCACCGCGTTCTCCGTCTTCCGAGGGAT GCTAAACGACAGCTCGTAGCAGTCTTAGGTATGCTATGTGAGGGCTGTTATCCTCCCTTAGTAGCCCTGGAGTTAATGGATAAAGTTGAGATCTCCATCGGCCTTCCGGCTGCTTTTAGCGACCTTTACACCTTCCTCGAAGGCGTCCACGAATCGCGTGTATACCAATATTCCAGGGCCCGGATAACGCTCGAGGAGTACAACCGGCCCTGTTATTACCCAGGAGAATTAGGTCTCGTTGAGGAGATATTTCATAATGTCCAAAATCTTTTGGGCTCCTTCTTCTCACGCCTTGTttaa
- the LOC103571826 gene encoding uncharacterized protein LOC103571826 isoform X2, whose protein sequence is MLVQNYLLCSDDNISAILGVRYRKLLYKTTRYNMLDFVSMRYFNHRVLRLPRDAKRQLVAVLGMLCEGCYPPLVALELMDKVEISIGLPAAFSDLYTFLEGVHESRVYQYSRARITLEEYNRPCYYPGELGLVEEIFHNVQNLLGSFFSRLV, encoded by the exons A TGCTGGTGCAAAATTACTTGCTGTGCTCTGACGATAATATTAGTGCAATATTGGGTGTTAGGTatcgaaaattattatacaag ACAACTCGTTACAACATGCTGGACTTCGTATCTATGAGATATTTCAATCACCGCGTTCTCCGTCTTCCGAGGGAT GCTAAACGACAGCTCGTAGCAGTCTTAGGTATGCTATGTGAGGGCTGTTATCCTCCCTTAGTAGCCCTGGAGTTAATGGATAAAGTTGAGATCTCCATCGGCCTTCCGGCTGCTTTTAGCGACCTTTACACCTTCCTCGAAGGCGTCCACGAATCGCGTGTATACCAATATTCCAGGGCCCGGATAACGCTCGAGGAGTACAACCGGCCCTGTTATTACCCAGGAGAATTAGGTCTCGTTGAGGAGATATTTCATAATGTCCAAAATCTTTTGGGCTCCTTCTTCTCACGCCTTGTttaa